In the genome of Dioscorea cayenensis subsp. rotundata cultivar TDr96_F1 chromosome 1, TDr96_F1_v2_PseudoChromosome.rev07_lg8_w22 25.fasta, whole genome shotgun sequence, one region contains:
- the LOC120263051 gene encoding putative pentatricopeptide repeat-containing protein At3g15130: MRHLRRLRAPPTLSDHADAEHHYSQILQRCAHTSNLLLGSSIHAHILKLPLLTSSLFLQNHLLNMYFKSSPSPSLPLQLFDEMPHRNIVSWSASIAGLVQLHYPDHALLLFAQMRRAGIIPNEFTLVSTLNASSLTDNAAQSYRIYAHVIKLGFQSNLFLLNAFLTALIRSGRFDEAVELFEKSNEKDVVSWNSIISGFLQVESSELWAFWCRMNQEEVIPDEFSFSSILAGLAKVSIFMAGIQVHGQLVKSGFGDDVCVGNALADMYLKNQALVDALKVFDEMPQRDVVSWTEMASGCLLSGQPSKALDLIRRMKSAGIMPNKFTLATMFNACANLSSLEEGKKGHGFRIKLGVNVDECVDNALVDMYAKCGSMDCAWRAFQLMRDRSVISWTTMIMGFALNGLACEALKAFDEMILERVRPNHITLTCVLYACCQGGYIDEGLKYFEAMECEHCIAPGEDHYVCIVDLLSRAGRIAEAEAFIRSAPFKPSVRVWQTLLGACRVYGDIDTGERAAKAALALDKNDPSTYLLLSNMFANSSNWDGVSRVRELMENWQVKKIPGWSWIEVAKDDNHRLKVI; this comes from the coding sequence ATGCGCCACCTCCGCCGTCTCCGCGCTCCGCCCACCCTCTCCGACCACGCCGACGCAGAGCACCACTACTCCCAAATCCTCCAGCGATGCGCCCACACCTCAAACCTCCTTCTTGGAAGCTCCATCCACGCCCACATCCTCAAGCTCCCCCTCCTCACCTCCTCCCTCTTCCTCCAAAACCACCTCCTCAACATGTACTTCAAGTCCTCCCCctctccctccctccctctccAACTGTTCGACGAAATGCCGCACCGAAACATCGTCTCCTGGTCCGCTTCCATCGCTGGCCTTGTTCAGCTCCACTACCCTGACCATGCTCTCCTCCTCTTCGCCCAAATGCGCCGCGCTGGCATCATTCCCAATGAGTTCACTCTCGTCAGTACACTCAACGCCAGCTCCCTCACTGACAACGCCGCCCAATCTTATCGGATATACGCCCATGTCATCAAGCTCGGCTTCCAATCCAATCTCTTCTTGCTCAACGCTTTCCTCACTGCTTTGATCCGGAGCGGAAGGTTTGATGAAGCCGTGGAGTTGTTCGAAAAGTCCAACGAAAAAGACGTGGTTTCTTGGAACTCCATAATCTCTGGGTTCTTGCAGGTTGAAAGCTCGGAACTTTGGGCGTTTTGGTGCAGAATGAATCAAGAGGAAGTGATTCCAGATGAGTTCTCGTTCAGTAGTATTCTCGCAGGATTGGCCAAAGTTTCGATTTTTATGGCGGGAATTCAAGTTCATGGTCAGCTTGTGAAGTCTGGATTTGGAGATGATGTATGTGTGGGCAATGCACTGGCAGACATGTACTTAAAGAATCAAGCACTTGTGGATGCTCTCAAGGTATTCGATGAAATGCCGCAAAGAGATGTAGTTTCTTGGACTGAGATGGCTTCCGGTTGTTTACTCTCCGGACAACCCTCAAAAGCTCTTGATCTTATTAGAAGGATGAAATCTGCAGGGATTATGCCGAACAAGTTCACTCTAGCAACAATGTTCAATGCATGTGCGAATCTGTCATCATTGGAAGAAGGGAAGAAGGGACATGGCTTTAGAATCAAACTCGGTGTCAATGTCGATGAATGTGTTGATAATGCGCTTGTTGATATGTATGCAAAGTGTGGATCAATGGATTGTGCATGGAGGGCATTCCAATTGATGAGAGACCGGTCGGTTATCTCTTGGACGACGATGATCATGGGGTTCGCATTGAATGGCCTTGCTTGTGAAGCTCTCAAGGCTTTCGATGAGATGATTTTGGAGCGCGTTAGGCCAAATCATATAACACTGACTTGTGTTTTATATGCTTGTTGTCAAGGAGGATACATCGATGAAGGATTGAAGTACTTTGAGGCAATGGAGTGCGAGCATTGCATTGCCCCCGGAGAAGATCATTATGTATGCATAGTAGATCTTCTATCGAGAGCAGGGCGAATAGCTGAGGCGGAAGCTTTCATTCGAAGTGCACCTTTCAAGCCTAGCGTTCGAGTGTGGCAAACTCTACTTGGTGCTTGTAGAGTTTACGGTGATATAGATACCGGTGAGCGGGCAGCAAAAGCAGCTCTCGCGCTTGATAAAAATGATCCTTCAACCTATCTTTTGTTGTCGAACATGTTCGCTAATTCGAGCAATTGGGATGGTGTGAGTAGAGTAAGAGAACTCATGGAGAATTGGCAAGTGAAGAAAATACCGGGTTGGAGCTGGATTGAGGTCGCAAAAGATGATAATCATCGTCTAAAGGTTATATAG
- the LOC120261464 gene encoding E3 ubiquitin-protein ligase RING1 → MSSTGAPPSAGAGAAAQQRYFCHQCDRTVLITPDPDTDLVCPLCHGGFIEEFDLPSNPNPNSNPSRSSTRPSPFLALSSAMSPFFSASSSSSLLFPSAPTGFDVHQASDLTDFLNSDRFPPIPSLDGTEAFNPLAFLENYLNSLTAGGANIQVVLEGAPPLPAGANLGDYFIGPGLEQLIQQLAENDPNRYGTPPAAKSAVLGLPDILISAELLASDDAQCAVCRDTFEIGAEAKQMPCRHIYHKDCIMPWLELHNSCPVCRYELPTDDPDYEQRRGVQAPAALGTGGSGASGGSGGQGAASGDGNSPTQRMVERRFRISLPWPLRMLGSQAEGSNAGGGPNSDGGASGGNAGSGGSGDSRSEPRHEDMD, encoded by the coding sequence ATGTCCTCCACCGGAGCTCCACCCTCCGCTGGCGCCGGCGCCGCCGCTCAGCAGCGCTATTTCTGCCACCAGTGCGACCGCACCGTCCTCATCACCCCCGACCCTGACACGGACCTCGTTTGCCCTCTCTGCCATGGCGGATTCATCGAAGAATTCGATCTCCcatcaaaccctaaccctaattcgaACCCTAGCCGTTCCTCTACCCGTCCATCTCCATTCCTCGCTCTCTCCTCCGCGATGAGCCCCTTCTTCTCcgcatcctcctcctcctccctcctcTTCCCTTCGGCTCCGACCGGCTTCGATGTCCACCAGGCTTCCGATCTCACTGATTTTCTCAATTCTGACCGCTTCCCTCCCATCCCCAGCCTCGACGGCACCGAGGCCTTCAATCCCTTGGCCTTCTTGGAGAACTACCTCAACTCCCTCACGGCTGGCGGCGCCAACATCCAGGTCGTCCTTGAGGGCGCCCCTCCTCTCCCCGCTGGCGCTAACCTTGGTGACTACTTCATTGGCCCTGGCCTCGAGCAACTCATTCAACAGCTCGCTGAGAATGATCCTAACCGCTATGGCACTCCGCCTGCTGCTAAGTCCGCTGTCTTGGGGCTTCCAGATATTTTGATCTCTGCGGAGCTCTTGGCATCTGATGATGCCCAGTGTGCTGTTTGCAGGGATACGTTTGAGATTGGGGCGGAGGCCAAGCAGATGCCTTGCAGACACATTTATCATAAGGACTGCATCATGCCATGGCTCGAGTTGCATAACTCCTGTCCGGTGTGCCGGTATGAATTGCCGACGGATGATCCGGATTATGAGCAACGGAGGGGAGTTCAGGCTCCTGCTGCTTTGGGGACTGGTGGTTCTGGCGCTTCTGGCGGTTCTGGCGGGCAGGGGGCTGCTTCTGGTGATGGAAACTCTCCGACCCAGAGGATGGTGGAACGGAGGTTTCGGATCTCGCTACCATGGCCGCTTAGGATGTTAGGATCGCAAGCTGAAGGGAGCAATGCTGGAGGTGGCCCAAACAGTGATGGGGGTGCTAGTGGAGGGAATGCAGGCTCTGGTGGCAGTGGAGATT